In Pseudomonas coleopterorum, the genomic window TGACCATCGTCAACACCTCGTCCTTCATCAGCATTCAGGGCGCCTACGACGCGGACTTCATGAATTTCGCCAACAGCAACCTGGCCGGTCCGGTGGGCCTGTTGTTCGCTTTCGTCTGGACCCTGGTGGTGCGGCCCTTCGGCGTGGAGCTGGCGGCCAAGCGCCTGACCCGGTTCAGCTGGCGCGACGTAGTGCACATCACCCGCCCGGCGAGCCTGGCCGAACAGCGCGCGATGGGCGTGCAGATGCTCGACCGGCTGATGCAGCACCTGCCACGCCTGACCATGACCGGCCAGGACACCAGCGCGGCACTGCGCGATGTCCGCGTGGCGCTGAACCTGCTCGACATGCAGGCCTACAGCCCGCGTGTGCCGGCTGCCGTACAGCCGTTGCTGCATCAGGTGATCGAAGAGGTGGGCGGGTATTTCCAGGCCTGTCGCAAAGCCGGTGAACGCCTGCCCGCCCCGATGGGTCTGCTCATGACCATGGACCGCGCGCGCCGTGGTTTGACGGTGCAGGCCATGGCCGAGGCCGAAGAGGCGCGCGAGCATCTGCTACATGCCTTGAGCGGCCTGCGCCTGGCATTGCTGCCGGGTACCGAAGTGGTCACCGAGGCGGGCGAGGCCGCCGAACAACTGCCGCATGGCATCGATGGAGCTCCGCTGTGATTGGTGAACTGGATATCAGCGGGATCTTCCTGCCCACCGTGCTGGTGATGATGGTGTTCACCTACGGCCTGTTTCTGTTGCTGCATGGCGTGCTCAACCGCCTGCATTTCTACCGCCTGGTCTGGCACCGGGCTCTTTTCAACGTCGCTCTCTACGCTGTGCTGCTCGGCGCGGTGGACGCTCTCTGTCGAAGCCTGATGCTATGAAAAAACCGATACTTACCTTTGGCCGCCTGGTCTTGACCCTGCTGTTCGTGTGCCTGGCGGCGTTCATCGTCTGGCGCATGGTGATGTACTACATGTATGCGCCCTGGACCCGTGACGGCCATGTCCGCGCCGACATCATCCAGATCGCGCCGGACGTGTCCGGCCTGATCGAACACGTCAACGTGCACGACAACCAGCCGATCAAGGCCGGAGACGTGCTGTTCACCATCGATCAGGATCGTTTCCGCCTGGCCTTGCGTCAGGCCCAGGCGAGCATGGCCGAGCGCAAGGAAACCCTGGCCCAGGCCGAGCGTGAACTGCGGCGCAACCGTGGCCTGGGCAACCTGGTCGCCCGCGAGCAGCTCGAAGAGAGCCAGTCGCGGCAACTGCGTGCCCTGGCTGCGTTGTCCGAAGCCCAGGTCGCCGTGGATGCCGCGCAACTGAACCTCGATCGCTCGGTGATCCGCAGCCCGGTGGACGGCTTCATCAACGACCGCGCGCCACGCCCGCGCGAGTTCGTCACCGCAGGCCGCGCCGTGCTGGCCGTGGTGGATGGCACCTCGTTTCATATCGATGGCTATTTCGAGGAAACCAAACTGGGCGTGATTCACGTTGGCCAGGCCGTGGACATTCGTATGATGGGCGACAACACCCGTCTGCAAGGCCGGGTGCAGAGCATCTCGGCCGGCATCGAAGACCGCGATCGCAGCAGTGGCAGCAACCTGCTGCCCAACGTCAATCCGGCCTTCAGCTGGGTGCGCCTGGCGCAGCGGATTCCCGTGCGCATCGCCTTCGAAAGCCTGCCCGAGGGCTATCGCCTGATCGCCGGCCGCACGGCCACGGTGTCGATCATCGAAGACGGTGTGGTGGCGGGAGCGGCGCAATGAGCAAGGCCCTGCGTCTTTCCGCCCTCGCGTCGGCGCTGCTGTTGTCGGCCTGCCAGATGGTCGGGCCCGACTACCATACCCCTGAGGCGGCGGCGCTCAACCGAGCCGATTTGCAGGGCTCGCTGGCCGAAGGCGACAGCAATGTGGTGTCGGCGCCGGTCCCGCAGGACTGGTGGAAGCTGTACCACGACCCTCGCCTGGATGCGCTGGTGCGCCAGGCCATGGCATCCAACACTGACCTGCGCGTGGCGGCGGCGAACATTGCCCGCTCCCGTGCGCAGATCGAGCAGGCCCAGGCCGAAGGCGGCTTCGACTTCAATGCCAAGGCCGAGGCGCAACGTGTGCAGGAGTCGGGCGAAGCGTTCCTGCTGACCGAAAAGCTGCCGGTGGATAACCTGGGCAGCGCGTCCATCAACCTGTCCTACCAGTTCGACCTGTGGGGGACGCTCAAGCGCGGCATCGAGGCGGCACGCGCCAACGCCGACGCCACCCAGGCCGCAGCGGATACGGCGCGCATTACCGTGGTAGCCGATGTGGTGCGCGCCTATACCCAGGTCTGCGCGGCCAACGAAGAATACGAGATCGCCCGGCATTCGCTCGAACTGCAGCAGGAAGGCGTGCAACTGACCCAGCGCCTGCGCGATGCCGGCCGTGGCGACGAAACCCAGGTCACGCGCTCCGAAACCCAATACAAGTCCCTGGGCGCGGAGCTGCCGCGCTATCAGGCATCGCGTCAGGCGGGCCTGTACAAATTATCGATGCTGCTGGCCACGCCGGTTGCACAGCTGCCTGCCGACGTGGCCAGCTGCGCCGAGCTGCCGCGTATCAATCAGCTGATGCCGGTGGGCGATGGTGCGGCGCTGCTCAAGCGTCGTCCCGACATCCGCCAGGCCGAACGCCGTTTGGCGGCGGCCACCGCCAACATCGGCGTGGCCACCGGTCAGCTGTACCCGGACATCAGCATCGGCGCCACGGTCGGCACCGTGGGTATTCTCGATGACCTCGGGCATCCGGCAACCAATCGCTGGGGCATCGGCCCGCTGATCAACTGGAACGTGCCCACCAACGGCGCCCGGGCACGGATTCGCGAGACCGAAGCTTCGACCCAGGCTGCGCTGGCCAATTTCGATGGGGTGGTGCTCAACGCCATTCGCGAGACCCAGACGGGCCTGGCGCAATACGCCGCCTTGCTGCAGCGTCGCGATGCCCTGGCCGACGCCGAGCGATCGGCGCAGCAGGCGGCGGATCAGACCCATCAGTTTTTCCGGGCCGGCCGCGCGTCGTTCCTGGCGGACTTGCAGGCAACGCGCACCTACACCGATGTGCGTGGCCAACTGGCGGCGGCGAACACCCAGGTCGCCATGGAACAGATCAACCTGTTCCTGGCCTTGGGCGGCGGTTGGGAAAGCGCCCGGCAGGTGCCGGGCGCACGTTGAGGCTTAGAAGCCTTCCAGGACGATCTTGCCCTTGGCCGTGCCGCTTTCGATCAGCTCGTGGGCACGGATCAGGTTGGCGGCGTTGATCACCCCGTAGTGCTCGCCCAGGGTGGTGCGCAACACGCCGCTGTCGATCAGTTCGGCCACGCGCTCGAGCAGCTCGTGCTGCTTGATCATGTCCGGAGTCTGGAACAGCGAGCGCGTGAACATCAGCTCCCAGTGCAGCGACAGAGCCTTGCGCTTCATCGGCATCACGTCGAGGGTCTTCGGGTCGTCGATCAAGGCCAGCTGACCCTGAGGGCGCAAGGCTTCGATCAGTTGCTCGAAGTGCTTGTCGGTGTGGGTCAGGCTGGCCACGTGGTCGACCTGGCCAACCCCGATGGCTTCCAGCTGCGCCACCAGCGGCTGGCTGTGATCGATCACATGGTGAGCGCCCAGATCGGTCACCCACTGACGTGTTTCATCCCGCGACGCTGTGCCGATCACGGTCAGCTTGGTCAGCTTGCGCGCCAATTGCGTAAGGATCGAGCCAACGCCACCTGCCGCGCCGATGATCAGCAGGCTCTGGCCTTCACCACCGCCCTCGGGCACGCCCAGACGGTCGAACAGCAATTCCCAGGCAGTGATCGAGGTCAGCGGCAGGGCGGCGGCATGGGCGTTGTCCAGGCTTTGCGGTTTGTGCCCGACGATCCGCTCATCCACCAGATGCAGCTCGCTGTTGCTGCCCGGACGGTCGATGGCCCCGGCGTAGAACACGCTGTCACCGACCTTGAACAGGCTGACCTGATCGCCCACCTGCTGGACGATGCCGACCGCATCCCAACCCAGCACGCGCGGCTCGGTCACGGCAGCGCCGCTGCGCACCTTGGTGTCGACCGGGTTGACCGAAATGGCCTGGACCTGCACCAGCAGATCACGCGGGCCCGGTGTGGGCGCGGGCAGTTGCAGGTCGGTGAGCACGGAGGCTGCGCCGTTCTGGGTATAAGCGATGGCTTTCATCAGGGGATTTTCCAGGTGAGGTCTGTAGGATCGATGCGCCCTTGGCAAAGGGCGCTCGGTGGTCACGAAGATAGCGGAA contains:
- a CDS encoding efflux RND transporter periplasmic adaptor subunit, encoding MKKPILTFGRLVLTLLFVCLAAFIVWRMVMYYMYAPWTRDGHVRADIIQIAPDVSGLIEHVNVHDNQPIKAGDVLFTIDQDRFRLALRQAQASMAERKETLAQAERELRRNRGLGNLVAREQLEESQSRQLRALAALSEAQVAVDAAQLNLDRSVIRSPVDGFINDRAPRPREFVTAGRAVLAVVDGTSFHIDGYFEETKLGVIHVGQAVDIRMMGDNTRLQGRVQSISAGIEDRDRSSGSNLLPNVNPAFSWVRLAQRIPVRIAFESLPEGYRLIAGRTATVSIIEDGVVAGAAQ
- a CDS encoding DUF1656 domain-containing protein, with product MIGELDISGIFLPTVLVMMVFTYGLFLLLHGVLNRLHFYRLVWHRALFNVALYAVLLGAVDALCRSLML
- a CDS encoding zinc-binding alcohol dehydrogenase family protein, coding for MKAIAYTQNGAASVLTDLQLPAPTPGPRDLLVQVQAISVNPVDTKVRSGAAVTEPRVLGWDAVGIVQQVGDQVSLFKVGDSVFYAGAIDRPGSNSELHLVDERIVGHKPQSLDNAHAAALPLTSITAWELLFDRLGVPEGGGEGQSLLIIGAAGGVGSILTQLARKLTKLTVIGTASRDETRQWVTDLGAHHVIDHSQPLVAQLEAIGVGQVDHVASLTHTDKHFEQLIEALRPQGQLALIDDPKTLDVMPMKRKALSLHWELMFTRSLFQTPDMIKQHELLERVAELIDSGVLRTTLGEHYGVINAANLIRAHELIESGTAKGKIVLEGF
- a CDS encoding efflux transporter outer membrane subunit, with the translated sequence MSKALRLSALASALLLSACQMVGPDYHTPEAAALNRADLQGSLAEGDSNVVSAPVPQDWWKLYHDPRLDALVRQAMASNTDLRVAAANIARSRAQIEQAQAEGGFDFNAKAEAQRVQESGEAFLLTEKLPVDNLGSASINLSYQFDLWGTLKRGIEAARANADATQAAADTARITVVADVVRAYTQVCAANEEYEIARHSLELQQEGVQLTQRLRDAGRGDETQVTRSETQYKSLGAELPRYQASRQAGLYKLSMLLATPVAQLPADVASCAELPRINQLMPVGDGAALLKRRPDIRQAERRLAAATANIGVATGQLYPDISIGATVGTVGILDDLGHPATNRWGIGPLINWNVPTNGARARIRETEASTQAALANFDGVVLNAIRETQTGLAQYAALLQRRDALADAERSAQQAADQTHQFFRAGRASFLADLQATRTYTDVRGQLAAANTQVAMEQINLFLALGGGWESARQVPGAR